The nucleotide sequence ACTCAGTGACTACAGCTTGTGTTGCTCTCCCCCGCCATgagacacccccctccccttctctgcCGAGCCATGTGCTTGGCACTCGCATTGCTCAAGACGGGCCGTCGCCACTGTTTACCTTCCACGCTCATGCACGCACTGAGCACTGTCGTGATCTAGATCTCCACATGCACACAAGGCTGAGGTGGTGGCTTATCTCTCTGGGTGGAAGAGGGGACATCACGAGCATAGAAACAGAAAGGTGATTGGTGCCTTTTATCCTGACAAACAGGTGTTTCACACAGGGGACTAAAGTTATAGGATGATTTCTGTTATCAGATTCATGCTTTGGGTGTCTCCTTTGACCACTTGGCAGTGAAACAGGAAGATTCCACTGTGAGTCATTTATGGCGTGTACAGTTGTGACACGGTTGTTACAACTCCCTGCTAATACATGAGAGCTCTTTGTACCATCAGGAAAACAAAATTCCACCTAAATTGCTGTCTAAAACGGAGCAATGCGCTTAATGGAATATTAGCACGGTCTATTTAGcgaactagaaaaaaaaaatctccagtTTCGCAGtagtttccatgacaaccagaaCAGCGGTCATGTCGGTACATCGTGTGTTGTGATGTGCTTTGGTTGGAAAAACCTCTTTTTGTAGGTAAATCAGAATTTTACATTAGTGTCCAGAAGTTTGTGATTATTTTGTCCATTTAATTGAAATGAATGAACCAAACatacttttttctttctttgtgacTATAATAAACTTAATTTGGATAAATTGGTGGGTTTTAATGACTATCACACAGTCTAATTTCCTGCTGTTGGGGTGTAGCTGCTCACAGAGGAACCAGCGTTCCCTCTGGGACAGGTGCTGAATTCAAGGCCATCTATTGTACATATATTGGGCTCTACAGCTGCTTTGAGCCCTTTGATACCGCCGAGATGCACCTTTCTTAATGCCCTATTTTCACACCTGACTAGCACatgtacactcacacacagaaatgcacGGTggagcacacacaaacaggaagtccacccTTTGAGGAAATGGCTTATGTCCCCGAGACATCAGGATGCCGCGAACAGATGTCCAACTCCTCATCTGAGCCTCTGACGCGTTCACACTTTCATGTCTGCACCGTTGAGCTCCGTGGACAAAGCATCGATTTCTGTTTGCGAGGTAGACGCTGTCCCGTTGCTGTGCACGGGGGAGCGtaagtttgtttggtttttttcttctgtcagcTGGTAGGTCAGAGGGAAATTGGGTCACAGAGACCCGTTGCCTGAAAGCACCTCCTACTTTCCATACTTGTCTGCTCCATCTCATCCTTCCCACCCGCTTGTCCAATTTTGCTCCCTGCACACGACCTTAGTTAGCGGAGTTATTTTTAAAGCGTTCCCCATCAATCTACTGTAAAAATAGTGCATAAAATAACAGGACCAGTAAATAAACCCAGTTGTTGACGATGGGGGCGTGACGAATATAATATGGCTATAGTTATGTTTGAATATTGGTGTAGCTGCAAGTTATTGATACTGAATGCTAAGTTTAGGGACCTCACTTTTTTGATTAATCTGACTATGATAAGTAATTAAATGTTGGTTTAGTCAAAATTTTGTGTTTGGTCTATTAAttaatacattttgtgagtcaaaggttaaatgtttcctttattcATCCAGTAAAGGGTCATAAAACAGTGAAAATCTGATAGAAGCAAATAACATTCTCTGGTCCTGATTTACCATAAGTTGATCCCCACCGTGTTCCTCTTTCTTCCAGACATTAAAGCGCAAAGAGAAAGAGTACGAGCATGACATGGAGAGGCTGGCCAGAGAGAAAATAGCCACCCAGCAGCGCTTAGCGGAGCTGAAGAACGATCTGAGCCAGTGGATGGACGTGATCGAGATTGAGCGCTTGCTCCGGCAGACAGTACAGCCAGAGGAGGACCAGGCCTCCACCTCCACTGCCTCAGGTATGGTCAAAGAGGACCTCTGTGCATTCTGCTTTACTGTGTTCAAACAGTTGTGACTGGCTTAATATTACTATTTCAGCATGAAGCCTGTGGTTAGCATAGAAAAAATATGCAAATTCACAttgactctgttgctgttgcagaAGGTGAAGACATGGATGACCTTGAGGATGAGCCTGCAGCCACCACACAGACTGCCTTACCCACAGTGCCTCAACCAATGAAACCACAGCTGCAGACCGCTGCCCCTGCACCAGCCCCCAGCCCCTCAGCGACCGCCACAGCCTCCTTCGTCACGCAGCACATCTCACACAAAGCCCCCCCGCAACAACCCCACCCACAACCAGTGACTCCTATTCAGCCTGCATCCAAACCTGCAGCACCACTAACACTCCCAGCCACAACTGCCAGTGcacccaccaccccccctcaGGCCCTCATGCCCACCCACACACAAGTGGTGTCCATGCCCAGCATACACCCCACAGTTATTGCGCACGCTTCGGTGTCCCACCCCTCGGTCATCCAAGCAGTCAATCACGTCATCCAGGGAGGGGCTCCCAAACATATTGCCCACCTCACTCCTTCCAACGCCACCAACACTGTCCACTTATCTGGTGGTCACCAGCCCATCAGCCACATAACCGTGCACCCGGTGGCTCACCTCGGTCAGCACCTACCTGCCCTCTACCCCCAACCAGTAGCTGTCACACAGCCGGCCGTCGTCGGCCACATTACACACACCCTAAACCACGCCCACTCGCAGATGAATGGAGCCACGCCCGTTCAGCCGACGGCCGCACTAATTGGCAAACAGACAGCGATGAACACCCAAATGGTGGCCCACCACCCGCAGCTGATGGGTCAGACGGTCCTCAATCCTGTGACCATGGTTACCATGCCCTCGTTTCCAATTAGCACTCTGAAGCTGGCCTGAACACTGCTAACACAGTTGGGACTAAAAATGTCGCTGATGCTAACTCAGCCCAGTGAGGACGGGAGAACCAGaacactcctcacacaccacCGTAGTGTTCCAAAATACTTACCCTGACCCAGGAATGTGTCACACTACATGTGGGGAAGTATGTGTATTGGTTTACAGTCTGATTGTTACAGGTAAAGAAAGTACCAAACAGTGACAGAACAACGTTTTTCCTGTTTATCGCTGTGCTTGATGCCAAAGTAGATCAGAGAGTACATTAGCTCTGTACAGCCTATGAAAGTGTGGGATCAGAGTACTTAAACTTGCCATGACCAGCAGCGCTTTAGGAATGTGATTTAGAGTAGCTCCGCCTCTTCAGCAGAAGCACGTGCTGTGGGGCTGGAGCCAAATCCAGAACTGGAGTCCTGTGACATGTGGAGCTGGAGGCCTCACTGGCACTGCATGTTGCAAGAGCTCCATCTGCTGGCCGATCGTGGACATTTACATGGAGAAAATGGAACGTGGAgataagtgtttgtttttactgGGTTAAAATTAAAAGACAATCAAACTATTACTTATTGTTGGAGTCTGCATTATTGCAAGTGCATATTTAGCAATCTATAATACTTCAGGCAATAATTGTGGCAATTACAAATGGCAATTACCTTAAGTCCATGTTTGGGATGCACATTCACATGACcaaaaattcaaatacaagactTTTGTAATACCTCACAAGCAGTTGGTGCTGTGCATCACTAAACAGGGGCTGTGGTTTTTACTGTGACTAAGAGTCAACAAAGACCTTTACAACACAGTAAATTGTTATGTTTCCATTCTCTTTATTCTCCCTGAGCAAAAACTACTTATCTTTATACTGTAGCTAAGCAGATCATTTTCAGCTCCTTTCTTGTTTCTATCACATTAAGGTCTTGAGAATTTTATCGCTATGAATTGAGGACTCACAACAAACCTGTTTTCCCCAGAGTTTCAAGATGTGCCATTTATTTGGTTTAAGGAGGATTGTAATCTTTATTGTATAAAACAACTTCAGCAGTTGATATGAGTTtgttcaaatgtgttttattcagTACTATTTTAGGCCAGGCAGCACTGtgaacctttttttaaattgtcattAAGCAACACATTTGCTGTTTCTCTGACAAAAGCTCTGATTTGAATGTGCCGACTTGCAACAGGACACAAAATATCGACTGAAGTTACCcctctcttttaaaaaaatgtgattgtGATTGAAATATTAGTCTTACCGGATATTATCTGTAAATCTGTCAGTAGAGTTGCTTTCTTTCTGGGACCATGTACACTGTTTCGATATGTTGATCACATACGGCCCCTTCAAGTTTTCACCCTGTCGAGATTTTGTTCGAATGTTAAGATGGAAAAGTTGGTTTAACGAGCAAAATAAACAGTTCTGATTTTATGCAAATGATGTTTAACAGATCATTTCTTGAAATCATACTTtagaaaatgtgtaaaatgtacAGGGATTAATGTACTCGTGCGTTTTTCCTATGGGGAAAGTTCAAGTTGTAAAAGCTGAGCTGCATCTCGGGCTGACTATTATGTAAAAAGCAGAGGGGatgtgtaaaaaataaaaaaaaagaatcaaaccaTGATATGTTTACGAATGCCTTAAGGtgcattcttttttctttgtttgattGCTACATTTTATTGATGCTTAccatatttgcacatttttaaacattttcgaAGAAAGAAGATAACGtcttaaaataaacataaaactcGACAAATGTTAATCTTGAGATTAAAATGCATGTGTACAAGGCTTTAAAAAGAGTTGTTTAAAATACAtcataaagaaaaacacagtttaaatAAGGTGTTTCTTGTGTCATGCCGCATCAGGAAACTACagacgtggcatgatgctgaaaagttagtccacgcatttgttacttccaggctggactattgtaattctttattatcagggtgtccaaacaactctttaagaagcctccagttgatccataatgctgcagccagagttctgacaggtattgacaaaagagatcacataactcctgtactggcgtctcttcattggctgcccgttaaatttagaataatttttaaaacctttcttttgacctacaaggtcctcagaggcctagctccatcctacctggaggagctagtgacaccttaccagcccaatagaccgctccgctctcagaatgctggtctacttgtggttcccagagtttctaggagtagaatggggggctgagcatttagctaccaggcccccctgctatggaaccagctccctgtccaggtacaggaggctgactccatcgctacttttaagatcagacttaaaacctacctctttgaaaaagcttattgttgctaattctgcagttccagttactatcatagacaggcaaattatcatacttagggggtcgtctaatcattaggtcacatcttagctatgctgctatagaccgaggctgctggggtccagaaacatgatcacctgacaggcctctgtcaccccactgggtcatggtttcctctcccctcccctcccctcccctcctctcctctctcctccattatatcctctacctgtcctcccccctctcctctctcctctacccagccggccatcagcaggagggtccccctacatgagcctggtcctgctcaaggtttcttcctgttaaaggggagtttttccttgccactgttgcttgtctggggttaggccctgggattctggaaagcgccttgaaacaattttgattgtataagacgctatataaataaagattgatttgatttgatttgtgagCTCAATAATTACCAGACAGTAGGGTGTTGCTAGCTCAGTCTGTAGAGGATCaagctgagaagcagagggttgcTGGTTTAAGTGTCAGCAGGGCCAACATGTG is from Takifugu rubripes chromosome 11, fTakRub1.2, whole genome shotgun sequence and encodes:
- the mnta gene encoding max-binding protein MNT produces the protein MSIETLLEAAKFLELQAQQQQKAREDELKEKPLLQMLAEQKNPGVYYKLTANHFNHVPRGEELRNECHLAPPSPSLPPSSMPITVIPVPVVAPSPTGSSPLPVSTLSPPAAPPPAATLPCSPQPRPDHAISSLTTNHKQLVPNPTQPPRAQPITQANSTKLQQLAQQPLVQRYPGSIVSPPHQQTLLPQAGPVLQQTPLLNGPISRGSPPDDSRHVDNKKRPGGAGTREVHNKLEQNRRAHLKECFETLKKNIPNIEEKKTSNLSVLRSALRYIQTLKRKEKEYEHDMERLAREKIATQQRLAELKNDLSQWMDVIEIERLLRQTVQPEEDQASTSTASEGEDMDDLEDEPAATTQTALPTVPQPMKPQLQTAAPAPAPSPSATATASFVTQHISHKAPPQQPHPQPVTPIQPASKPAAPLTLPATTASAPTTPPQALMPTHTQVVSMPSIHPTVIAHASVSHPSVIQAVNHVIQGGAPKHIAHLTPSNATNTVHLSGGHQPISHITVHPVAHLGQHLPALYPQPVAVTQPAVVGHITHTLNHAHSQMNGATPVQPTAALIGKQTAMNTQMVAHHPQLMGQTVLNPVTMVTMPSFPISTLKLA